The following are encoded together in the Gemmatimonadaceae bacterium genome:
- the deoC gene encoding deoxyribose-phosphate aldolase, which yields MSAKRNLDTISPSGSNRGAVPAPARDARTMETRPTLVAGTTERGRPITHGERNPGKPLDLDAVRSIHVNRSAVERRAATIPTRRTVKKEWQAAWLLRAITLIDLTTLAGDDTPGNVRRLCAKARRPLRDDLERSLGVAELGIRVGAVCVYHALVPTAVETLTGTNIPVAAVSAGFPAGLSPLEQRIDEIRASVAAGAREIDIVVTRAHVLTGNWQALYDEVKAFREACGDAQMKAILATGELATLNNVARASVVAMQAGADFIKTSTGKEGVNATLSFALVMARMIREYHEQTGYVVGFKPAGGIRSAKNVLEYMYLMKDELGDRWLRPDLFRIGASALLTDIERQLEHFVTGRYAAAHRMPMP from the coding sequence ATGAGTGCGAAGCGCAATCTTGATACGATTTCTCCCTCGGGGAGCAACAGGGGTGCTGTCCCCGCGCCCGCGCGCGACGCGCGAACGATGGAGACGAGGCCGACACTCGTAGCGGGCACGACCGAGCGTGGCAGACCCATCACCCATGGTGAGCGGAATCCGGGCAAACCCCTGGACCTCGACGCCGTGCGTTCGATTCACGTCAATCGCAGCGCCGTCGAGCGCCGCGCCGCGACCATTCCAACTCGGCGCACCGTCAAGAAGGAATGGCAGGCCGCGTGGTTGCTCCGGGCGATCACACTCATCGACCTAACGACGCTCGCCGGCGACGACACCCCCGGAAACGTACGGCGGCTGTGCGCAAAGGCGCGCCGCCCACTGCGCGACGACCTGGAGCGATCATTGGGAGTTGCCGAGCTTGGTATTCGGGTGGGTGCCGTCTGTGTATACCACGCGCTCGTACCAACAGCCGTGGAGACTCTCACCGGAACGAACATACCCGTTGCTGCGGTTTCCGCGGGCTTCCCCGCGGGACTGAGTCCGTTGGAGCAACGGATTGACGAAATTCGCGCCAGCGTCGCCGCGGGCGCCCGCGAGATCGACATCGTCGTCACGCGCGCGCACGTACTCACCGGCAACTGGCAGGCGCTGTACGACGAGGTGAAGGCGTTTCGCGAGGCCTGTGGCGATGCGCAGATGAAGGCGATTCTCGCCACCGGCGAGCTCGCGACGCTGAACAACGTCGCGCGCGCGAGCGTCGTCGCGATGCAGGCCGGCGCCGATTTCATCAAGACGTCGACGGGGAAGGAAGGTGTGAATGCCACGCTGTCGTTCGCCCTCGTCATGGCGCGGATGATCCGCGAGTACCATGAGCAGACGGGGTACGTTGTTGGGTTTAAACCGGCCGGCGGCATCCGTAGCGCGAAGAACGTGCTGGAGTACATGTACCTGATGAAGGACGAGCTGGGGGATCGCTGGCTTCGGCCCGATCTCTTCCGCATCGGCGCGAGTGCGCTCCTCACCGACATCGAACGGCAGCTCGAGCACTTCGTGACGGGCCGCTATGCTGCGGCCCATCGCATGCCCATGCCCTAA
- a CDS encoding CheR family methyltransferase, producing the protein MSSRTPAGLTALVEYLKRSRGFDFAGYKPASLERRIQKRMVTVGVRDYPDYVDYLEVHPEEFEILFNTILINVTAFFRDGGAWDVLSERVVPELLTRKPDGAPVRVWSAGCASGEEAYTLAMILAEAMGAKDYKERVKIYATDIDEEALARARQATYDAREIAGVPQPLLARHFEQVEAHYTFSKDLRRNVIFGRHDLIQDAPISRVDLLVCRNTLMYFNAETQSRILTRFHFGLNDGGVLFLGRAETLLTHASTFAPLDLRRRISTKVPRASLNLRERLLLIAQNGPADDGNGIDLQVRLRESALESAPIAQLVVDVNGGLVLANERARSLFSLSAADLGRPIQDLKISYRPVEIRSCIDQAYTERVPIVLRDVEWIAPSFDTRWLDVQVVPLIDTAGVVMGAAIAFADVSVAKRLQRDLEHANQELETAYEELQSTNEELETTNEELQSTVEELETTNEELQSTNEELETMNEELQSTNEELQTINEELRQRSDELNTVNAFLESILTSLRGGVAVVDAELKVLVWNDTADDLWGIRADEAIGHNLLGLDIGLPVERIKQPMRECLTGNRQFIELQLEATNRKGRAIDCRVTCSPLLSARREIRGVIVMMEDLDAEDVLGLRRDGRARRESESRG; encoded by the coding sequence ATGTCCTCGCGCACGCCCGCCGGCCTCACTGCCCTCGTCGAATACTTGAAGCGGAGCCGCGGCTTCGACTTCGCCGGCTATAAACCGGCCAGTCTCGAGCGTCGCATCCAGAAGCGAATGGTAACCGTCGGCGTGCGGGACTATCCGGATTACGTCGATTATCTCGAGGTCCATCCGGAAGAATTTGAGATTCTTTTCAACACGATTCTCATCAACGTCACCGCGTTCTTCCGGGACGGTGGCGCGTGGGACGTTCTCAGCGAGCGCGTCGTCCCCGAGCTCCTCACGCGGAAGCCGGATGGCGCACCGGTTCGCGTCTGGAGCGCTGGATGCGCGAGTGGCGAAGAGGCGTACACGCTCGCGATGATCCTCGCCGAAGCGATGGGCGCAAAGGACTACAAGGAACGAGTCAAGATCTACGCGACCGATATCGACGAGGAAGCGCTCGCGCGCGCTCGTCAGGCAACGTACGACGCGCGTGAGATTGCAGGGGTTCCGCAGCCGCTCCTGGCAAGGCACTTCGAGCAGGTCGAGGCGCATTACACGTTCAGTAAGGACCTTCGCCGCAACGTGATCTTTGGCCGCCACGACCTGATTCAGGATGCGCCGATCTCACGCGTCGATCTGCTCGTGTGCCGCAATACGCTGATGTACTTCAACGCGGAGACGCAGTCCCGTATTCTGACGCGCTTCCATTTCGGGCTGAACGATGGAGGCGTGCTCTTCCTCGGGCGCGCGGAAACGCTGCTGACACACGCCAGCACGTTCGCCCCGCTCGATCTGCGCCGGCGTATCTCCACAAAAGTTCCTCGAGCGAGTCTCAATCTCCGTGAGCGTCTGCTCCTCATCGCGCAGAACGGGCCGGCCGACGACGGCAACGGCATCGATCTGCAAGTGCGCCTGCGCGAATCGGCGCTCGAGAGTGCGCCGATCGCGCAGCTCGTGGTGGATGTGAATGGAGGGCTCGTTCTGGCCAACGAACGAGCGCGCTCACTCTTCAGCCTGTCGGCGGCGGACCTCGGCCGTCCGATTCAGGATCTCAAGATCTCGTATCGACCCGTCGAGATACGCTCCTGCATCGACCAGGCGTACACCGAGCGGGTTCCTATCGTGCTTCGCGACGTCGAGTGGATCGCGCCGAGTTTCGACACGCGGTGGCTCGATGTACAAGTCGTCCCACTCATCGATACTGCCGGCGTGGTGATGGGCGCCGCGATCGCCTTCGCCGATGTCAGCGTTGCCAAACGATTACAGCGAGATCTCGAGCACGCCAACCAGGAGCTCGAGACTGCGTACGAAGAGCTTCAATCGACGAACGAAGAGCTCGAAACGACCAATGAAGAGCTGCAGTCGACAGTCGAGGAGCTCGAAACAACGAATGAAGAACTGCAGTCGACGAATGAAGAATTGGAGACGATGAACGAAGAGCTCCAGTCGACGAACGAGGAGCTGCAAACAATCAACGAGGAGCTCCGTCAGCGTAGCGACGAGTTGAATACGGTCAACGCCTTCCTTGAGAGTATACTCACGAGCCTGCGCGGCGGCGTCGCCGTCGTCGACGCAGAGCTCAAGGTCCTCGTATGGAATGACACCGCTGACGATTTGTGGGGCATTCGCGCCGACGAAGCCATCGGCCACAATCTGCTCGGCCTCGATATCGGGCTTCCGGTTGAGCGGATCAAGCAACCGATGCGGGAGTGTTTAACCGGTAACCGTCAATTCATCGAATTGCAGCTCGAGGCGACCAATCGGAAAGGTCGGGCGATCGATTGCCGCGTGACGTGTTCGCCGTTGCTCAGCGCGCGGCGAGAGATTCGTGGCGTGATCGTGATGATGGAAGACCTGGACGCCGAGGACGTCCTCGGGCTTCGTCGCGACGGTCGCGCCAGGCGGGAGTCCGAGTCGCGTGGTTGA
- a CDS encoding chemotaxis protein CheB, producing MPPRYIIVIGASAGGVEALTKLVRNLPSDIPAAVFATIHFPPTATSALARILKRASSLTPAQATDAHSIEQGRIYVAPPDHHLLVFRNRMRLYRGPKENGNRPAVDPMFRSAAIAYGPRVIGVVLSGSLDDGTSGLLAIKRRGGIAVAQDPDDAMFASMPQSAIDHVDVDYVTKLDRLPALLYELSKRPLRMEETLAADDAQKETEYSELDLARIEDSDHHPGVLAPFGCPDCGGTLWELREGNLVRFRCRVGHAWTSEALLARQAETLDAALWTALRALQESASLSQQLSERAQSRGNTRLAERLADNAELASRRADIIRDVLLRERAAVLRDDAVVATPARNSQNHSTRQRERPTGTD from the coding sequence ATGCCTCCGCGGTACATCATCGTCATCGGCGCATCCGCGGGCGGCGTCGAAGCGCTCACGAAGCTCGTTCGCAATTTGCCCAGCGATATTCCGGCGGCCGTGTTCGCCACGATTCATTTTCCGCCCACCGCAACCAGCGCACTTGCGCGAATTCTCAAGCGCGCCAGCTCCCTCACTCCTGCGCAAGCAACGGACGCGCATTCAATCGAGCAGGGCCGCATTTACGTCGCTCCGCCCGATCATCACTTGCTGGTCTTTCGGAACCGAATGCGGCTGTACCGCGGGCCGAAGGAGAACGGAAATCGGCCTGCCGTCGATCCGATGTTCCGGAGCGCCGCGATCGCATATGGTCCGCGCGTCATTGGTGTCGTGTTGAGCGGGAGTCTCGACGACGGCACGTCCGGACTGCTGGCAATCAAGCGCCGGGGCGGTATTGCCGTCGCACAGGATCCTGACGACGCCATGTTTGCATCGATGCCGCAGAGCGCGATCGATCACGTCGACGTCGACTATGTCACGAAGCTCGATCGGTTGCCCGCGCTGCTCTACGAGCTCTCCAAGCGGCCGCTACGCATGGAGGAGACCCTGGCGGCCGACGACGCGCAAAAAGAAACCGAGTACTCGGAGCTCGATCTCGCCCGTATCGAAGACAGCGACCATCACCCGGGTGTGCTCGCGCCCTTCGGCTGTCCCGATTGCGGCGGCACCTTGTGGGAGTTGCGCGAAGGCAATCTGGTCCGATTCCGCTGCCGCGTCGGTCACGCGTGGACATCGGAAGCCTTGCTGGCGAGGCAAGCGGAAACGCTCGACGCCGCGCTGTGGACGGCGTTGCGCGCGCTCCAGGAGAGTGCGTCGCTCAGCCAGCAGCTTTCGGAGCGCGCGCAATCGCGCGGCAACACGCGACTGGCTGAACGACTCGCTGATAACGCGGAACTCGCGTCGCGCCGTGCCGATATCATTCGCGACGTACTCCTTCGCGAGCGTGCAGCGGTGCTGAGGGACGATGCGGTTGTCGCGACGCCGGCGCGCAATTCCCAGAATCACTCGACGCGGCAAAGGGAGCGACCGACTGGTACGGACTAG
- a CDS encoding S9 family peptidase, producing the protein MKASIALVFAAVAGTASQSLGAQQQRPITFDDFAAVRAVSDPQVSPDGRSVLYAVRTTDVAANRRTGKTFVVAVSGAAPRVFPGDDVNASEARWSPDGRRIAYIATGQLWVADSAGSNRIQLTNLSGGATGPVWSPTGSLIAFTTSAYPDCTTDACNSSRDSAAAANPVKAHIADQLMFRHWTAWDNGTRSHLFVVSPDGSGLRDLTAGARYDVPPGPFGGSEGYAFSPDGTEMAYTAKDAGRADAWSTDVNVYVVPTAGGPATVITAANRGADQNPIYTPNGRFIAYSSQKTAGFESDRWRLMLYERATKTSRELLPSWDRNADSYFFAPDMSALYVNTTDVGREKLYRFVLEQGTAGASLVKPRGPALLVGEHNNAGFTLSADGRTLAWARDAADQPAEVFVANVEPNGKAAARQLTHENDALVKRLAVNPVEDFWFKGATGDSVQGFIVKPPQWQAGRKYPTVLLIHGGPQGAWLDQWHSRWNYQMFAAPGLALVIVNPRGSTGYGQAFVNGVSKDWGGKVYTDLMNGLDAALARNSWMDRSRLGAAGGSFGGYMVDWIAGHSTRFKALVSHAGPFNLENMNTATEELWFPEWEYGGDFWNPKAMREQYRVYSPHLYAKNFKTPTLVSGGELDFRVPYTEDLSMFTALQRQGVPSRLVIFPDEGHWVLKPQNQRLWWGEVQSWLTKYLGTSQVSSVNTPQL; encoded by the coding sequence TCGCTGCGAACCGGCGCACGGGAAAGACCTTTGTCGTCGCAGTATCGGGCGCGGCACCACGTGTCTTCCCAGGTGACGACGTCAACGCGAGCGAGGCGCGCTGGTCGCCGGACGGTCGGCGCATCGCGTACATCGCGACGGGACAGTTGTGGGTAGCAGATAGTGCCGGCAGCAATCGCATCCAGCTCACCAATCTGAGTGGTGGCGCAACGGGACCTGTCTGGTCGCCTACCGGATCGCTCATCGCGTTCACGACGTCGGCCTATCCCGATTGCACGACGGACGCATGCAACTCGTCTCGGGACAGCGCCGCGGCGGCGAATCCGGTGAAAGCGCACATCGCCGACCAGTTGATGTTCAGGCACTGGACCGCATGGGACAACGGAACGCGCTCGCACTTGTTCGTTGTCTCACCCGACGGCTCAGGGCTACGCGATCTCACGGCCGGTGCGCGATATGACGTACCGCCTGGACCTTTCGGCGGCAGCGAGGGTTACGCGTTTTCGCCTGATGGCACCGAGATGGCCTACACGGCCAAGGACGCTGGTCGCGCCGACGCGTGGTCGACGGATGTCAACGTCTACGTCGTACCGACGGCTGGTGGCCCGGCGACGGTGATCACGGCCGCGAACAGGGGAGCCGATCAGAACCCAATCTACACGCCTAACGGGCGATTCATCGCATACTCGTCGCAGAAGACCGCGGGCTTCGAGTCGGACCGGTGGCGGCTGATGTTGTACGAGCGAGCGACGAAGACGAGCCGTGAGCTGCTCCCATCGTGGGATCGAAATGCCGACTCGTACTTCTTCGCGCCGGATATGAGCGCGCTCTATGTGAACACGACCGATGTCGGCAGAGAGAAGCTATATCGCTTCGTGCTCGAGCAGGGGACGGCTGGGGCGAGTCTGGTGAAACCGCGTGGGCCCGCCCTTCTCGTCGGCGAGCACAACAACGCTGGCTTCACCCTGTCAGCCGATGGGCGGACGCTCGCCTGGGCGCGTGACGCCGCCGATCAGCCAGCCGAAGTTTTCGTCGCCAACGTCGAGCCTAACGGGAAGGCCGCCGCGCGCCAGCTCACCCACGAGAACGACGCCCTCGTGAAGCGGTTGGCCGTCAATCCAGTCGAGGATTTCTGGTTCAAGGGCGCGACCGGCGACAGCGTCCAGGGATTCATCGTCAAGCCGCCGCAGTGGCAAGCGGGGCGAAAGTATCCAACGGTGCTGTTGATTCACGGCGGACCACAGGGAGCTTGGCTCGATCAATGGCACTCGCGCTGGAATTACCAGATGTTCGCCGCGCCGGGCCTTGCGCTCGTGATCGTGAATCCGCGTGGGTCTACGGGCTACGGCCAGGCATTCGTCAACGGTGTCTCGAAGGACTGGGGTGGCAAGGTTTATACGGATCTGATGAACGGTCTGGACGCGGCGCTGGCACGCAACAGCTGGATGGATCGCTCGCGGTTAGGCGCGGCCGGCGGCTCCTTCGGCGGCTACATGGTTGACTGGATCGCGGGACACTCGACGCGATTCAAAGCGCTGGTGTCGCACGCTGGCCCGTTCAACCTCGAGAACATGAACACGGCCACCGAGGAACTGTGGTTCCCGGAGTGGGAGTACGGCGGCGATTTCTGGAATCCGAAAGCGATGCGCGAGCAGTATCGGGTGTACTCGCCACATCTCTATGCAAAGAACTTCAAGACGCCGACGCTGGTGAGCGGTGGTGAGCTCGACTTTAGAGTTCCCTATACCGAGGACCTGTCGATGTTCACGGCGTTGCAGCGTCAGGGTGTGCCGAGCCGGCTGGTCATCTTCCCCGACGAGGGGCACTGGGTGCTGAAGCCGCAGAATCAGCGGCTGTGGTGGGGCGAGGTGCAGAGCTGGTTGACGAAATATCTGGGAACGTCACAGGTCTCGAGCGTCAACACGCCACAGCTGTGA
- a CDS encoding TonB-dependent receptor plug domain-containing protein, producing the protein MSRPSLILVIVAITACGTPRFTHPAVVPTTDERVALGFPHDVLYVLDGHVLPRGDSASVPTAVRNLDPSTIETIQVLKGASAKRAYGDAGASGVVIIKTKNSRTGGGA; encoded by the coding sequence ATGTCCCGGCCGTCGCTCATTTTAGTCATTGTCGCCATAACCGCCTGCGGCACTCCGCGATTTACACATCCCGCGGTTGTGCCGACTACGGACGAGCGCGTAGCGCTGGGCTTTCCGCACGACGTGTTGTACGTGCTCGACGGCCACGTTTTACCGCGAGGCGATAGCGCGAGTGTCCCCACGGCGGTCCGCAATCTGGATCCGTCGACGATCGAGACGATCCAGGTATTGAAGGGAGCGAGCGCGAAACGCGCCTACGGCGACGCCGGTGCCAGCGGCGTGGTGATCATCAAGACCAAGAACAGCCGGACGGGCGGCGGCGCCTAA
- a CDS encoding PAS domain-containing protein, whose protein sequence is MAAQAQFFRPTDGIQEMEIERQTNGVTNELVLQFANQRHPGSWSDSELLARILDGVADGIAAHDASGQLLFINDAGARMCGYESSSAALLAPPGDFLMRVQAFDANGSALTEPDLPGPRASRGHVIPERLLRLQLRASGFERWLSVKATPILDRRGAVRMSISIFRDVSRERMIEAEHEHVVHKLEVENARLASLVDELRASVRRDDTRRPADR, encoded by the coding sequence TTGGCGGCGCAAGCTCAGTTCTTCCGGCCGACGGATGGCATTCAAGAGATGGAAATCGAACGGCAGACGAATGGCGTCACGAACGAACTGGTCCTACAGTTTGCCAATCAGCGTCATCCGGGGTCGTGGTCTGACTCCGAGCTTCTGGCCAGAATTCTCGATGGCGTAGCCGACGGCATCGCTGCGCACGACGCGTCGGGGCAACTCCTCTTCATCAACGACGCCGGCGCACGGATGTGCGGCTATGAGAGTTCGTCCGCTGCGCTGCTGGCACCGCCCGGCGACTTTCTGATGCGCGTTCAGGCATTCGATGCCAACGGCTCAGCCCTCACGGAGCCAGACCTGCCCGGACCGCGGGCTTCCCGCGGTCATGTCATACCCGAGCGACTCCTGCGACTACAGCTGCGGGCATCCGGCTTCGAGCGTTGGCTGTCGGTGAAAGCGACGCCGATACTCGATCGGCGCGGCGCCGTCCGCATGTCGATCAGCATTTTTCGCGATGTGTCGCGTGAACGGATGATCGAAGCCGAGCACGAGCACGTCGTCCACAAGCTCGAGGTGGAGAACGCGCGGCTTGCGTCGCTCGTGGATGAGCTGCGCGCATCGGTCCGCCGGGACGACACGCGGCGCCCCGCAGATCGTTAG
- a CDS encoding aldehyde dehydrogenase family protein gives MSSVAEIFESLEYGPAPESDKDAVGWLGKHERVFGHFIGGRWTAPGETFDVVNPATRAILARVSQGTASDVHAAVAAARDALPAWRGLTPHARARWLYALARGIQKHSRLFAVLESMDNGKSIRETRDIDIPLVARHFYHHAGWAQLLDAEFPGYSGVGVVGQIVPWNFPLLMLAWKVAPALAAGCTIVIKPAEFTPLTALLFAELAADIGLPAGVLNVLTGDGETGKSIVDHPDVDKIAFTGSTEVGRAIRRATAGSGKKLSLELGGKSPFIVYDDADLDGVVEGVVDAIWFNQGQVCCAGSRLLAQEGIAPKLEAKLRTRMEKLRVGSSLDKAVDMGAIVAPVQLERIRGLVRQGVEEGARMWQPTWACPTEGYFYPPTLFTDVSPSSTIAQVEIFGPVLVSMTFRTPEESVALANNTPYGLAASLWTENINLALDIAPKLKSGVVWVNSTNLFDAAAGFGGYRESGFGREGGREGMYEYLTRDGGDGTRGAFESAAPGAARPAPLGVHPQPAVHSALPPIDRTPKLFIAGKQARPDSGYSRRIHGPNAEVVSEVGEGNRKDIRNAVEAAHAAYRGWSKATGHNRAQILYYIAENLSARAAEFARRIQAMTGRDSADATREVDAAVSRLFTYGAWADKHDGAVHSVPIRGIAIAMNEPIGVLGVACPNECPLLGFVSVFAPTIATGNTVIVIPSEPYPLSATDFYSVLETSDVPDGVVNIVTGGKDALSMVLAEHDDVEGMWYFGSRDGAKAVEYASASNMKRTWATWKSRDWFDARHGEGREFLREATQVKNVWVPYGE, from the coding sequence ATGTCATCAGTCGCCGAAATTTTCGAGTCTCTCGAGTATGGCCCTGCTCCCGAGAGCGACAAGGACGCCGTTGGCTGGTTAGGCAAGCACGAACGCGTTTTCGGCCACTTCATCGGCGGCCGCTGGACCGCGCCTGGCGAGACCTTCGACGTCGTTAACCCAGCAACGCGGGCGATTCTCGCGCGCGTTAGTCAGGGAACCGCATCGGATGTTCACGCCGCCGTGGCGGCAGCACGTGACGCGCTGCCGGCCTGGCGGGGCCTAACGCCTCACGCCCGGGCACGGTGGCTCTATGCACTCGCGCGCGGTATACAGAAGCACTCGCGCCTTTTCGCCGTTCTCGAGAGCATGGATAACGGCAAATCGATCCGCGAGACTCGCGACATCGATATCCCGCTCGTTGCTCGACACTTCTACCACCACGCTGGTTGGGCGCAACTGCTCGACGCGGAATTTCCCGGTTACTCGGGCGTCGGCGTCGTTGGGCAGATAGTACCATGGAACTTCCCGCTGTTGATGCTCGCGTGGAAGGTCGCGCCGGCCTTAGCGGCGGGCTGCACCATCGTCATCAAGCCGGCGGAGTTCACACCCCTCACCGCGCTGCTCTTCGCCGAGCTTGCCGCCGACATTGGTCTGCCGGCCGGTGTTTTGAACGTGCTGACGGGTGACGGCGAGACCGGCAAGTCGATCGTTGATCACCCCGACGTCGACAAGATTGCGTTCACCGGGTCGACAGAGGTCGGCCGCGCCATTCGACGTGCGACCGCCGGTTCCGGCAAGAAGCTCAGCCTCGAGCTGGGCGGAAAGAGTCCATTCATCGTGTACGACGACGCCGATCTCGATGGCGTCGTCGAGGGCGTCGTCGATGCGATCTGGTTCAATCAGGGGCAGGTGTGTTGCGCCGGTTCGCGCCTCCTCGCGCAGGAAGGAATTGCACCGAAGCTCGAGGCAAAGCTACGCACACGGATGGAGAAGCTGCGCGTCGGGTCGTCGCTCGATAAAGCGGTTGACATGGGCGCGATCGTCGCGCCCGTGCAACTCGAGAGAATCCGCGGACTCGTCAGGCAGGGAGTAGAAGAAGGCGCGCGTATGTGGCAGCCCACCTGGGCGTGTCCGACGGAGGGCTATTTCTATCCGCCGACGCTCTTCACCGACGTCTCCCCGTCGTCCACCATCGCGCAGGTCGAGATCTTCGGGCCAGTGCTCGTGTCGATGACCTTTCGCACTCCAGAGGAGTCGGTCGCGCTGGCAAACAACACCCCGTACGGCCTCGCGGCGAGCCTCTGGACGGAGAACATCAATCTCGCGCTGGACATTGCGCCGAAGCTCAAGTCCGGCGTCGTCTGGGTGAATTCGACAAACCTCTTCGACGCGGCGGCCGGCTTTGGCGGCTATCGTGAGAGCGGCTTTGGCCGAGAGGGTGGCCGGGAAGGGATGTACGAATACCTAACGCGGGATGGGGGAGATGGGACGCGCGGCGCATTCGAGAGCGCCGCGCCCGGTGCCGCGCGTCCGGCGCCGCTCGGTGTTCACCCTCAACCCGCAGTCCACAGTGCTCTACCCCCCATCGACCGCACGCCAAAGCTCTTCATCGCCGGCAAGCAGGCGCGTCCCGACTCGGGGTACAGCCGTCGCATACACGGGCCTAACGCGGAGGTCGTCAGCGAAGTCGGCGAGGGCAATCGAAAGGACATCCGCAACGCGGTCGAAGCGGCGCACGCCGCCTATCGAGGGTGGAGCAAAGCAACGGGCCACAACCGGGCCCAGATCCTGTACTACATCGCCGAGAATCTCTCTGCACGCGCAGCCGAGTTCGCGAGGCGCATTCAGGCAATGACTGGACGTGACTCTGCAGACGCCACTCGCGAGGTGGACGCCGCCGTGTCGCGTCTCTTCACGTATGGCGCCTGGGCCGACAAGCACGATGGCGCCGTCCATTCCGTTCCGATTCGCGGCATCGCCATCGCCATGAACGAGCCGATCGGCGTCCTCGGTGTCGCCTGCCCTAACGAGTGTCCGCTGCTTGGCTTCGTCTCTGTCTTCGCTCCGACTATCGCAACCGGCAATACCGTCATCGTGATTCCGTCCGAGCCATACCCTCTCTCGGCTACGGATTTCTACAGTGTACTCGAAACCTCAGATGTGCCTGATGGCGTCGTCAACATCGTCACCGGAGGAAAGGACGCGCTGTCAATGGTTCTCGCAGAGCACGACGATGTCGAAGGGATGTGGTACTTCGGTTCACGTGACGGCGCGAAGGCGGTCGAGTACGCGTCTGCATCGAACATGAAGCGCACGTGGGCTACCTGGAAAAGCCGCGACTGGTTCGACGCGCGTCACGGGGAGGGCCGCGAATTCCTCCGCGAGGCGACGCAAGTCAAGAATGTCTGGGTGCCGTATGGGGAATGA
- a CDS encoding XRE family transcriptional regulator, producing the protein MGTAKRRRRGSQPGVRNPFIKKEDLLSEIQSIVDKRDMSQVQVADETGEARSQVSLLLNGKLRGFSTDRLVRILLRLGRDIEIVIRPSRGNRKVGAVRLTRR; encoded by the coding sequence GTGGGCACAGCAAAACGCAGACGTCGCGGCTCGCAGCCGGGGGTTCGTAACCCATTCATCAAGAAAGAAGATCTGCTGTCGGAGATTCAGAGCATTGTCGACAAGCGCGACATGTCTCAGGTGCAAGTCGCGGACGAGACCGGAGAGGCACGCTCGCAGGTCTCCCTTCTGCTTAACGGCAAGCTGCGCGGCTTCTCGACTGACCGACTGGTTCGCATTCTGCTGCGGCTCGGTCGGGATATCGAGATCGTGATCCGCCCGTCACGAGGGAACAGGAAGGTCGGCGCGGTTCGATTAACCCGTCGGTAA